A window of Acropora muricata isolate sample 2 chromosome 3, ASM3666990v1, whole genome shotgun sequence contains these coding sequences:
- the LOC136912107 gene encoding thioredoxin domain-containing protein 17-like: MSEVRQPQLEAEGLVNLRETLKENEGKKIFIMFIGSIVEEGEHVGESWCPDCRDAEPVVEAALQQASPEMTFILALVGDKPVWKDPNNEFRTSEFKLTEVPTIVEYGTDKRLGCEDCKVQDKVNSFFPK, encoded by the exons ATGTCCGAAGTAAGACAACCGCAACTGGAGGCGGAGGGATTAGTGAATCTTCGGGAAACACTAAAGGAAAATGAAGGCAAGAAGATCTTCATAATGTTCATTGGATCGATCGTAGAGGAAGGCGAGCATGTTGGCGAAAGCTGGTGTCCGGATTGTCGAGACG CTGAACCAGTAGTGGAAGCTGCTCTCCAACAAGCTTCACCTGAGATGACTTTTATTTTAGCTCTTGTGGGTGACAAGCCAGT GTGGAAGGACCCCAATAATGAATTTAGAACAAGCGAATTCAAACTCACAGAAGTTCCAACTATTGTCGAGTATGGAACG GACAAAAGACTTGGTTGTGAAGACTGCAAAGTTCAGGATAAAGTGAACAGCTTCTTTCCAAAATGA